The genomic region TCCAAAAGCCGGTTCATCTTGTCCTGCATGCTTCTGAGTTCGCTCAACGGGTTGTACCTGACGATCGCCATCGCTCTCCTCCGTCCGGCGCCTGGGCGCCCCAAAATGCAGATATCAAATTAAGGGGAGGGGGCCGTCTCCTCAAGCCCCCTCCCCGTTGTTCCTATCCTGCCGTCTTTTAGACTCTCTTTCCTTTGGGAATTGTGTGTTTCAGTTTCTTGGAGCCGTCATAGAGGTGTTGCTTTGTCAGTTCCCGCTGTGCCTTGAGGTCTTTTTTGTCGTAATCCACTGCCAGGTTGATTTCCATCTCCTGTGCCAATTCGTCGATGGTTCTCTCTTCGTCTCGTGCCATGCTGGCTCCCCTTGATCCTGGTTGTTGTGAGTCGACTACCAAAATGCGCTGAACCTGCTGCACCCCCTTTTTAGTTTTCCAAATCATAGCAGTTTGGCACTTTTTTGCAACAGAACATTTCGCCTTGAACCACAAGGGTTTATCGGATAATATGGGCGGGAATTTGCCCCAACGAAGGAGCCTTTATGGTGCAGTACAAGGTGGTCGAACTGAGTCACGTCTCCGAGGAAACGATCGAGGAGGCGTTGAACGAATGGACCCGCAAGGGGTGGAAATTTGACGCCCTGCAGTTCGCCATGCGCGACGCAAGCCGCCGCCCCGCCATGGCCTTTGTAGTATTCACACGCGAGGAGCCCTAGTGACAACTGAAACAGAGACGCTGTACCTTCTGGACGGCTCTTCCTACATATACCGCGCCTATTTCGCCATCAGGCACCTCTCCTCCCCCAACGGTTTTCCCACCAACGCGCTCTACGGCTTCACCCAGATGCTCCTCAAGGTGATGAAGGACCGGGCTCCGGCCCACGTCGCCGTCATCTTCGACGCCGGCAAGATCACCTTCAGAAACGAGCTCTTCCCCGCCTACAAGGCAACCCGGAGCGCAATGCCTGAGGACCTGGCCCAACAGATCGAGCCGATCAAGCAGATGGTGCGCGCCTTCAACATCCCGGCGCTGGAGCTGCCCGGGTACGAGGCGGACGACATCATCGGCACAATCGCCAAGAAGTGCGAGGCCCAGGGGATGTCCTGCGTCGTCGTCACCGGCGACAAGGATCTGATGCAGATCGTATCCGACCGGGTCACCCTGCTCGACACCATGAAAGAGAAGAGCTCCGGTATCGCCGACGTGTACGAGAAGTTCGGCGTGGCGCCGGAACGGGTGGTGGACGTGCTGGCCCTTTGGGGGGACGCCTCTGACAATATCCCCGGGGTCCCCGGCATCGGCGAGGTGACGGCGAAGAAACTGTTGCAGGAGTTCGGCTCCCTCGACGAGCTCCTGGCCCGCGCCGGCGAGGTGAAGGGGAAAAACGGCGAAAGGCTGGTGGAGTTCGCCGACCAGGCGCGCCTTTGCCGCACCCTTGCCACCATCGACTGCAACGTCCCCATCGAGTACAGCATCGACGACTTCGCTGTCACCCCCCCCGACAACCGCCGTCTTGCGTCCCTCTTCCGCGAGTACGGCTTCGCCACCCTCTTGAAGGACCTGACCAGCTCTCCCACCCTCTCCTGCGACCGCTACTCGCTGGTCCTGGCCGAGGCGGAGCTGCGCCAGGTGGTATCCGAGCTGGAAAAGGCCCCTGCCTTCGCCATCGACCTGGAGACCACGAGCCTGAACCCGAGGGAGGCGCGCGTCGTGGGATACGCGGTGAGCTGCCGCCCGCACGAGGCGTGGTACATCCCGGTCGGGCACCGCTACCTGGGGGCGCCGGAGCAGCTTCCCGAGGCACTGGTGCTGGAGCTGCTCGGGCCGCTCTTGAAGGACCCCGCGCGCCGCAAGATCGGCCAGAACCTGAAGTACGACTACCAGGTGCTCCGGATAGCGGGGATCGAGCTGACGGGGATCTGGTGCGACACCATGCTTGCCGCCTACCTGGTGAACCCGGCGCGCAACAGCCAGGGGCTGGACGCCCTGGCGCTGGAGTACCTGGACCACCGCATGATCTCTTACTCCGAGGTGGCGGGAAGCGGCAAGTGCGAGCTGAACTTCTCCGAGGTTGATCTGGACCGCGCCGGTCCCTACTCCTGCGAGGACGCCGACGCCACTTACCTCCTGCACGAGATACTGCTCCCCAAGGTGCGGGAGCAGGGGATGGAGGAGCTTCTCTTCGACCTGGAGATGCCGCTGATGCGGATCCTGGCCGACATGGAGCTCCACGGGGTGAAGCTGGACGTGGAACTCATGAAGGAGCTCTCCACAGGGTTCGGCAGACAGCTGATCGAGCTGGAAGCGCAGATCCACGAGCACTGTGGCGGCCCCTTCAACATCAACTCGCCCAAGCAGCTCGGGGAGATGCTCTTCGAGCGCATGGGGCTCGCGGTCGGGAAGAAGACCAAGGGGAAGACCGGCTGGTCCACCAACGTGGAGGAACTGGAGCGGCTGGCCGAGGAACACGAGGTGGCGAGGCTACTTTTGCAGTACCGAAGCATCTCGAAGCTGAAATCGACCTACACCGACGCGCTCCCGAAGCTCGTCGATCCCGCCACCGGCCGCGTGCACACCTCCTACAATCAGGCCGTGACCAGCACCGGCAGGCTCTCCTCGAGCGACCCGAACCTGCAGAACATACCTATCCGGGGCGAGGAGGGACGCGGCATCAGGCGCGCCTTCATCGCGGAGCCGGGGAGCTTGATGCTCTCGGCCGACTACTCCCAGATCGAGCTCAGGGTGCTGGCGCACCTCTCCGGCGACCGCGTCCTTTGCGATGCCTTCGCCGCTGGCGAGGACATCCATCGCCGCACCGCTTCCGAGGTCTTCGGCATGTTCCCGGAGCTCGTGACCTCCGAGATGAGGCGCCAGGCCAAGGTGATCAACTTCGGCGTCATCTACGGGCAGGGGGCCTTCAGCCTCGCCAAGGAGCTGGGGGTGACCCCGAAGCAGGCAAAGGCGTTCATCGACAGCTACTTCGAGCGTCACAGCGGCGCGCGGAGCTTTCTCGACAGCTGCATCAGGGAGGCGGAGGTCTGCGGCTTCGTCACCACGATCATGGGGAGAAGGCTCTGCATCCCCGAGATCGCCAGCAAAAACGGCAACGTGCGCGCCTTCGCCCAGAGGAACGCAGTGAACTACCCGATCCAGGGCTCCGCCGCCGACATCATCAAGGCCGCCATGCTGAGGGTGAGCCGACGCATGCAGCAGGAGCGGGTGGCGAGCCGGCTGATCATGCAGGTGCACGACGAACTGGTTTTCGAGGTCCCCGAGGGGGAGCGCGGTCTCATGGAGGAGCTGGTGCGTACCGAGATGGAGGCAGCACTGCCGCTGTCGGTGCCTCTCAAGGTCGACCTCAATTTCGGGCTCAACTGGAGCGAGGCGCACTAGATCTTTGTTGGCCAGCTGTTGGACTGGTCGGGTTTCCGATGAACAAAGCGGGTCCGGAGAGGCGATAATGACCGAGCAATTGGAGCAGTACGCAGCGCATTTCCAGGAAGGTGGACGGGTCAGGGTAGGGGTGCCGCTCCAGGGGGGGGGAGCCTTCGCCGAATGGGGGGTGGTGGCGTCGCTGGACCACGACCTTTTGCAGCTCTACCTCTCCAGGGACCAGCTTCCCGAGCAGGCGCGCCTGGAACTGGGGCGGACCCTCGACCTGGCGCTCAAGGGAAAGGAGGGAACGCTCGGCTGCCGCGGCGTGCTCGTCGCCGACGACAAGCTGGACCACCGGCTGCTGCTGCGGCTGGTGGAGGACGTCGGCCCCTTCGAGCCCAGGGAGTACTTCCGCCAGGACGTCTACGTTCCCCTGATCTGCCGGCGCACCATAAGCCAGTTCCCCGAGGAGGTGCGGCTGCGCTGGGAGGAGTCGCGCAGGGAGATCGAGTTCGCCGCTCAGGAGCCGGAGCCGGGGGAGCTGGAGGAAGTGACGGACAGCAGGGAGGAGATCAGGGCCAGGCTGGAAAAGCGCATGGTGGCGCACCCCGTGGCGGCGAACCTTAGCGGCGGCGGGGTCCGGCTCAACATCGCCGAGCGCTTCAAAGAGGGGGAGTTGGTGGAGTTGAGCTTCTATCTGCCGCACCCTTCGAAGATCATCGAGGTCATCGGAGAGGTGGTCCAGGTGAAGGCGCTCCCCGACGGGGTGCGCTTCAGCACGGCGCTTCGGTACCGCTTCATCGACGAGGCCGACCGCGACCGGCTTATCGGCTACATCTCGGCCGAGCAACTGCACCAGATGTCACAGCACGGACCGCGTGGGGTGCTTTCTCCGCTGGAGCGCCCCTCCATTTTGCGCCGCCGCCTGCAGATAGCCATCGCCCTCACGCTTCTGGCGGGGTTTCTGGGGTGCCAGGCGCGGGCCATTCTGGTGGCGAAAGAGCGGGGCGAGAAGTGGGAGATTCAGCGCGTCTTCGACCAGGGGATCTTTGAGTTCCTCAGGCGGCAGAGGTGACCATCTCCATGGCGTCCTCGATGGTGATCTCAAGTTCGGCCAGCATGATCTCCTTGATCCCCATCCCCTGGGCCTCGAAGGTCGCGGCCAGCATCAGGTTCGGCTCCGGCGGCGAGCCTAGCCCGAGCTTGCGGCAGGCGTGGTCCACCAGGCGCACCAGGGCGAGGAGCACGTCGCTTGTGTCGCTTTGCTCTTTGTGGTGGTCCCTGACGATGGTGCAGTAGATTTCCGGCAGGTTCCACTTCTGCATCAGCTGGTATCCCGACTCGGCGTGCATCGCCGTCATGATCTCGTTGGTCAACTCCCGTGACACCTTCTTCTGCCCGCCGTCGGCAAGCATGATCCCCTCCAGCACCCTTAGAATCAGCAGGCAGCCGATGTCGTGCAGCAGTCCGGCGATGAAACCCTCCTGGGCGAGCTGCTTGTAGCCGCTTTTCTCGCACAGCCACCTGGTCCCGATGGCGCAGCCGATGGCGTGCTTCCACAAAAGCTGCGAGTGGCTCTTCAATTCAGGGATGGTGAAGCTGTTGTAGCTGCTTTGCTGCGAGGCGAGCATGGCCACGCTGGCGATCTCCCGCGCCCCAAGTCTGACCACCGCATCGGTGATGGTGGTGACCTTGGCGAGTCCGCTGAAGAAGGCGGAGTTGGCGAGCCTCAGGATCTGGCTGGTGAGGGCCTGGTCCTTGATGATCAGCGCCACCACCTGGTCGATGCTGAAGTCCTTGGCCGCCAGGATCCCCTGCAGCTTGATGGCTATGGGGTGGAACACCGGCAGGTTGAGCGATTCCGATTCAAGCTGCTCCTTCACTACCTCGACGAAGGGTCTGCTGTGCATGTCAATCCCCCAAAAGGCGCCTGATCTCGGCAATCGGGCGCGGTTTGCCGATCCTGGGAAGAAGCCGCACCGTGTCGTGCAGCGACACGAGGCCCGAGGCGGCCTTGGCTAAACCCGACTCCAGGAGCGTGACCATCCCGGTGCTCTCCGTGGAGATCTTCCTGATCTCGTAGGAGGTCTTCTTGCTGAGGATGGCGTCCTTCACCAGTTCGTTCAGTATCAGCATCTCGAACACCCCCACCCTGCCGCGGTAACCGCTGTACCGGCACTTGGCGCACCCCCGGCCGATCCTGAACTCCGCCCCCCTGAGGTCGGCGTTGCTGTATCCGATCCTCCGGAGCTCGGTCGGGGTGGGGAGGTAGCCCTCGCTGCATTCAGGGCAGATGCGGCGCAAAAGCCGCTGCGCCAGGACGCAGACCACGGTCGAGGCGATGAGAAACGCCTCGATGTTCATGTTCATCAGGCGCAAAAGCCCCCCGACGCTGTCCTCGGTGTGAAAGGTGGTGAGCACCTTGTGGCCGGTGAGCGCCGCCTGGATTGCGGTCTCGGCCGAGAAGCTGTCGCGGATCTCCCCGAGGACGATCACGTCCGGGTCCTGGCGCACGATGTGCCTCAGGGTCTCCTCGAAGGTCACCCCGATCTTCTGGTTGATGGAGCACTGGGCGATCCCCTCTATCACGTACTCGACCGGCTCTTCGGCGGTGACGATGGAGGTGTTCAGGTCGTTTAGGTGGTGCACGCAGCTGTACAGCGTGGAAGTCTTGCCGCTGCCGGTCGGCCCGGTGATGATCAGGACGCCGCTTGGGGTGTCCAGTGCGTCGTCCATGAAGCGCTCCAGCATGCGCCCGGGCATGCCGATCTCCTTGAGGTCGAGGAGCTCCCCCTTCATGCTCAAGAGGCGGAGCACGATTTTCTCCCCGTGGATGGTGATGTAGAAGGAGACCCTCATGTCCAGGGTGCTGCCACTTTTGGCGCTTTCATAGCAGATCCTGCCGTCCTGGTGCCTTCTTCTCTCCGCTATGTCCGCCTCGGCCATCACCTTGATCCTGCTGCTGACGGGAAGCGCCAGCTCCTTGGCGAAGTCCTTGTACAGGACCAGCATCCCGTCCCGCCTGAAGCGTACCCTGAGCGCGCTGCGCATCGGTTCGATATGTATGTCGCTGGCCCCCTCCTTCAGGGCCTCCTCGAAGATGGAGTTCACGATCCCCGTCACAGTGTGCTCGTCGGTCGCCGTGCCGTCCCCCTGCACCATCCCCCGCTTCAAAAGGCTAAGCGCGTCCCGGATCGCCTTCATGGTGCAGATGGCGAAGGACGTGGTGCTCTGGCCGAAGAGCTTCTCCGCCGTCTTTCTCCCCTCCAGGTTCAAGGGGTCCGCGATCGCCACGAGGACCTTGCCTCCCTCCTCCTTGACCGGAACGAAGCTGTGCTGCGACAGCCAGTGCTGGGGAACCCGGGCCAAAAGCGCACGGTCGATGCTGGCCGCGTCCAGGTCGATGAAGGGAAACCCCAGCTGGAAGGCGAGCACCTCGGCCAGGGTGTACTCCTCGATGAAGCGCTGTTCCACCAGGATCTCGCCCAGCATCTTCGAGTTTTCCCCGTCCCGCTGTATCCCGAGGGCCGCCTGCAGTTCTGTCGGCTTCAGGTAGCCAAGCTCCACCAGCAGGGCGCCAAGCTTCACCGATACCATGTTGCTGCGCAGCGTCTCCCTGAGCTGCTCGCGGGTGAAGAAGCCGAGCTCCAGCAGCACGCCGACCAGGGTTCTTGGGGAGAGGAGCTTCGCCTTCACCCGCTGCGCGTAGCTCAGCTGGGCGTCGGCCAGGTAACCCGACTTCATCAACAGT from Citrifermentans bremense harbors:
- the polA gene encoding DNA polymerase I, yielding MTTETETLYLLDGSSYIYRAYFAIRHLSSPNGFPTNALYGFTQMLLKVMKDRAPAHVAVIFDAGKITFRNELFPAYKATRSAMPEDLAQQIEPIKQMVRAFNIPALELPGYEADDIIGTIAKKCEAQGMSCVVVTGDKDLMQIVSDRVTLLDTMKEKSSGIADVYEKFGVAPERVVDVLALWGDASDNIPGVPGIGEVTAKKLLQEFGSLDELLARAGEVKGKNGERLVEFADQARLCRTLATIDCNVPIEYSIDDFAVTPPDNRRLASLFREYGFATLLKDLTSSPTLSCDRYSLVLAEAELRQVVSELEKAPAFAIDLETTSLNPREARVVGYAVSCRPHEAWYIPVGHRYLGAPEQLPEALVLELLGPLLKDPARRKIGQNLKYDYQVLRIAGIELTGIWCDTMLAAYLVNPARNSQGLDALALEYLDHRMISYSEVAGSGKCELNFSEVDLDRAGPYSCEDADATYLLHEILLPKVREQGMEELLFDLEMPLMRILADMELHGVKLDVELMKELSTGFGRQLIELEAQIHEHCGGPFNINSPKQLGEMLFERMGLAVGKKTKGKTGWSTNVEELERLAEEHEVARLLLQYRSISKLKSTYTDALPKLVDPATGRVHTSYNQAVTSTGRLSSSDPNLQNIPIRGEEGRGIRRAFIAEPGSLMLSADYSQIELRVLAHLSGDRVLCDAFAAGEDIHRRTASEVFGMFPELVTSEMRRQAKVINFGVIYGQGAFSLAKELGVTPKQAKAFIDSYFERHSGARSFLDSCIREAEVCGFVTTIMGRRLCIPEIASKNGNVRAFAQRNAVNYPIQGSAADIIKAAMLRVSRRMQQERVASRLIMQVHDELVFEVPEGERGLMEELVRTEMEAALPLSVPLKVDLNFGLNWSEAH
- a CDS encoding HDOD domain-containing protein, producing MHSRPFVEVVKEQLESESLNLPVFHPIAIKLQGILAAKDFSIDQVVALIIKDQALTSQILRLANSAFFSGLAKVTTITDAVVRLGAREIASVAMLASQQSSYNSFTIPELKSHSQLLWKHAIGCAIGTRWLCEKSGYKQLAQEGFIAGLLHDIGCLLILRVLEGIMLADGGQKKVSRELTNEIMTAMHAESGYQLMQKWNLPEIYCTIVRDHHKEQSDTSDVLLALVRLVDHACRKLGLGSPPEPNLMLAATFEAQGMGIKEIMLAELEITIEDAMEMVTSAA
- a CDS encoding PilZ-like domain-containing protein, coding for MTEQLEQYAAHFQEGGRVRVGVPLQGGGAFAEWGVVASLDHDLLQLYLSRDQLPEQARLELGRTLDLALKGKEGTLGCRGVLVADDKLDHRLLLRLVEDVGPFEPREYFRQDVYVPLICRRTISQFPEEVRLRWEESRREIEFAAQEPEPGELEEVTDSREEIRARLEKRMVAHPVAANLSGGGVRLNIAERFKEGELVELSFYLPHPSKIIEVIGEVVQVKALPDGVRFSTALRYRFIDEADRDRLIGYISAEQLHQMSQHGPRGVLSPLERPSILRRRLQIAIALTLLAGFLGCQARAILVAKERGEKWEIQRVFDQGIFEFLRRQR
- a CDS encoding GspE/PulE family protein, coding for MESHGNYQKEADRKEGVEDSGLEIAALLMKSGYLADAQLSYAQRVKAKLLSPRTLVGVLLELGFFTREQLRETLRSNMVSVKLGALLVELGYLKPTELQAALGIQRDGENSKMLGEILVEQRFIEEYTLAEVLAFQLGFPFIDLDAASIDRALLARVPQHWLSQHSFVPVKEEGGKVLVAIADPLNLEGRKTAEKLFGQSTTSFAICTMKAIRDALSLLKRGMVQGDGTATDEHTVTGIVNSIFEEALKEGASDIHIEPMRSALRVRFRRDGMLVLYKDFAKELALPVSSRIKVMAEADIAERRRHQDGRICYESAKSGSTLDMRVSFYITIHGEKIVLRLLSMKGELLDLKEIGMPGRMLERFMDDALDTPSGVLIITGPTGSGKTSTLYSCVHHLNDLNTSIVTAEEPVEYVIEGIAQCSINQKIGVTFEETLRHIVRQDPDVIVLGEIRDSFSAETAIQAALTGHKVLTTFHTEDSVGGLLRLMNMNIEAFLIASTVVCVLAQRLLRRICPECSEGYLPTPTELRRIGYSNADLRGAEFRIGRGCAKCRYSGYRGRVGVFEMLILNELVKDAILSKKTSYEIRKISTESTGMVTLLESGLAKAASGLVSLHDTVRLLPRIGKPRPIAEIRRLLGD
- a CDS encoding DUF4177 domain-containing protein translates to MVQYKVVELSHVSEETIEEALNEWTRKGWKFDALQFAMRDASRRPAMAFVVFTREEP